The segment AACCCACATGTGCAGTTGAAAGGGATGATGATCAACTCCCAAAATCAAAATAGCAGGTAATCGATAAACTCCCCGCAAAATGCAGTAGCCTACAAGAGCACGCTCTTTACAAGCAATTGCTAGGAAATGCTGACTTGCTGTTTGCCGAATTGTCTGATCAACAGTATGGATAATTTCTTCAGATTGAGGTGATTCAATTATTTCAGCAACCGAGTGCCAATGCTGCCATAATTTAATCGTATCTAACCAGCCTAGCAATCGAAAACTCAACCAGCTTAAGGTTAAAAGAATATAGTAGGTGAGACGAGATGGAGAATGTAAAGACGTTGGTTGAATTGTAAATCTCTCGACAACTGCTGATCTAGCTCTATTAAAGCTGGATAACAACTGAATTCTTAGTTTTTGAAGTAATGTAAGTGAGTGCACTTTCTCTAAAACGATTAAATCTTTGCGCTTCAAATCACACAGTAGACTTACTAAATCATTCTGAATTTGTTTCTCGCTAGCATCATAAATCTGGCTCAACTGTGATGCAACGTCTTCTATATCATGCTTTAAAGCCAATGTAAGCATTATTGCACTTGTTGAATTCAGAGCAAAAAATTTACCCTTGTACAAATCCAGTAATAGGGTAGAAGTTGCTTGCTCAAGTAATATAACATTCTGGTTTAGACTGTAGCGCTGAACTTGGTGTACCCTTGTATGTTTATCCATTGTGGTACTGGCTGATAATTACTGAATGGCAAAATCTAGCGCGTATTTTCAATCTTTCTGAAAGGATTGTTTGCCCGTGGACAAAGCATACGAACAAACAACCTTTAAAGCAGTCCCTAGCGTGATTTAAACTTAAAGTTTTCACGCTAGAAGTGACTAACCATTAGTCGTACCAGTACCAAGAGTTCGGACCATCATAGTAATGCCCTGTATAGTAGGACTGAATCTGCTCCACAGAACCCAAGGAGAACAACTCAGGTTTGTGATAGAGGACTCGTTGTCTATCACTAGGTTGCCAGATGTCCCGTGATTGTGACGAGGACAGTTGAGAATCAAGGTGTGTCATTGTTTCCTCCAGAATCAGGATGAATTAGTGAGTTGCAGAATAGTGATTTTATTCACTACTTCACTGACTCACACACTAAAACAATTAAACAAAGAACACATTCCGAGTTTGTATAAAATCAATTGCAGACTTCTGCAAAGCAATAGCAATTTACAGTAACTCGGCTGACTGAAGTTAGCAGCTTTGTTGACAGAGATTGGGATACCAATCCTTAAATCAAATTGCTTATTGTATTAGCTAAGCCAAGCAGCACCCGTTCTAATCAAGATTCAAATCTCAAAATTAGGACACGCTTTAGAGCTTGTCAGAAGTGTTATTTCTCATGCACTCTATTCACAAAAAACAGTGCTTAAAACAGATTCTAAGCTACGACAACAAATCAACGAGCACACTTTCGAGTGATGAAAGCTATGCAAACAATTGAAATTACGATGGTTGCTGCATCGCGGGTTGGTAAGACCAGTTTACTTGCAGCGATGTATGAACACATTAAACCTGCCTTTGATCAAACCGATTGTTATATTGAACCCATTGATCAAACGATTCAGGAACTTCATGAGCGCAAAACAGAGCTATGCCAGATGTTGGAAGCAAACCAACCTGAAGAATTTGGTGGTGGTGGCATTCGTCCGACAATTAATCGCCGCGAATATCGATTTAGGGTGGGTCGCAAAGGAAAAAGCCCAGATCTGGAAATTGTTTTCGTCGATATGCCAGGTGGCTACTACACCGCATCTGACCCGCAGAAGCGCGAAGAAATTGATGCTCAAATCCGCCGCTCGTTTGCGACTTTGATCCCGATCGACACGGCTGCTCTGTTTGAAGGAAACGGCTTTGTCCACCAAAAAGTAAATCAGCCCGTTCACATTCAAACAATGTATGAACGAGTTTTCAAGAACTTTGATCAAAAAGAACAAAAGCTGGTGATTGTAACGCCAATCAAATGTGAAAAATACATTCAACAGCCCGCTGGTCTACAGCTCATTTGCGACAAGCTGTTGGAGCAACAGGAATATCGCTCGTTGCTTTCACTCATGAAAAGTAAAGACCTAGAGCAACACATCAAAGTGGCAGTCTGCCCAGTTCAAACTGTAGGAGGTGTTCATGTGGCTCGGACTGAACTCAACGCTGAGAAAGAACCAGAACACATTCTGCAACGAGTCGGTTCCTATGAGCCAAGAAATTGTCACATTCCGCTACTGTATCTGTTCTTCTCGATTTTGCAGATGACACGCGATAATCGCACTTCGGTTCCGCTCATTGGTTGGTTTCGCAGCTTGCTCAAACTTGATCAACATTTAGAGCAGGCAATCGAGAAACTAGTGATAGATATCAAAGTTGCCCGACGCAAGCAAGAAATCAGAATTCTGCAAAATCCACTACAAAACTGTAACTTAACGCTCTAGAGAAACCATGAAGCTTTTTGTCAAATCTCGCGGTAATCTCCGCGCACAGGACTATATCTACTGGCTGCGCTGTGATACACCCAATTGGAATTCAGCATTAGATCACTCTGATGCCGACCAATATCTACGTTTACTCGATACAACCAGCCCTGGTTTACTGTTGTTCTCTCAATCAAATACTTATCATCTTTTGATTTCTGGACTCAGTTCCGTTCGTAGAGAACCATCATCCCCAGGCTGTATTCGCAACACTATACTATTCACCGAAATTGATTCAGAAGAGACAGTAAGAGTTTTAGCAAGCTATGCGTTACAGCACTGGACACAACTTGCCCAAGCAGTGGATGCAGCAATTCAGGTCGATCCTGATCCAACGAGTATTTGTGGCTATCGTCTCAACTGTACACAGCTATTTGACATAGTTGGCCGCATTCTAGATGAGAGATGCACAGGCTTAGGTTTAGAACAACGTGTATTTAGAGCTGAAGCGTTGTTATATGGTGGAATTGGTAGCTCAGAGTGGTCAATGCTTTCAGATGAGTTGCGACAGGTTAGCCTGCCAACGGCTAAATCACATTTGCGCTTGTACGCAATTGTCACAAAGCGAATTCGGTTGGATGAATTGTATCGAGAAGCAAACCCCTATCTACTTTGCAATTCGATTCAGGAGACGAAGCTAAAAAAAAATTCCAGCTTCGACAATGTTTCAAGAGGTTATTCAGAAAGCGTTGAGCTAATGAATTTGCCCACGATTGCCGTGATCGCAACTGCTGTTTTTCTCATCACTCACTTACTTTGGCATCAAAAATAAGGAGACATTTTATGGCACTTACACACGACCTCATCCACTTCCCTGATATTTCCTATCGCGCCTTCCAACATTCTACTGATGCAGAGGCGTTGGCCAAGTTAAAAGCGGTGCCTGGATTGTCAAAACTACTCAAAGAGTTAAGCCATAACTTTGCTGAACGATGGTATCGAGTTGCTGAACTACCTCGCTGTATTGAAGTTACTTCTAGTCAATATCCATCTTTGTGGAAGCAATATATCCGCATGACAGAAGCGCTTTCCATCTTTCCTGCACCGAGATTGTTTATTAAGACGTTTCCTGCTATCAATGCATTCACCTTTGGTGGCAAAGAGCATTTCATTGTGCTCTACAGCGGCTTGATCGACTTATTAACAGAAGATGAATTGCTTGCTGTCATCGGTCATGAACTTGGACATATCAAGTGTCAGCATATTACGTATTCCTCGATTGCTCAGCTGCTGTCAACGTTTGGTACCGGGCTCATTACTCAACTTTTTCCGGTTCCTGGTCTCAATCTTTTACTGTCAATGGGCACAAAAGCCAAGCTATATGATTGGTATCGCAAAGCAGAACTCTCGTGTGATCGGGCTGCATTGTTAGCGACACAAGACGAGGACATTGTTTGTAGTATGTTGGCAAAGCTGTGTGGTTACTCGAAAAACCTCAAGGATGAAATTAATGTTGAAGCTGTGAAAGATCAAGCAATGGCTTTTGAGAATCTTAACGAATCAATTCCAGATTGGGTGTTCAAAGCAATGGCAATGTTCGACGAAACGCATCCTTACCCATCTGTGCGGGTGCGTGAACTCTCAAATTGGTCACTGTCACAGGATTATTTTGACATTTTTGAGGGGCGT is part of the Trichocoleus sp. genome and harbors:
- a CDS encoding lasso peptide biosynthesis B2 protein — translated: MDKHTRVHQVQRYSLNQNVILLEQATSTLLLDLYKGKFFALNSTSAIMLTLALKHDIEDVASQLSQIYDASEKQIQNDLVSLLCDLKRKDLIVLEKVHSLTLLQKLRIQLLSSFNRARSAVVERFTIQPTSLHSPSRLTYYILLTLSWLSFRLLGWLDTIKLWQHWHSVAEIIESPQSEEIIHTVDQTIRQTASQHFLAIACKERALVGYCILRGVYRLPAILILGVDHHPFQLHMWVECNGKIVTDDAAHCAAFTPIAQY
- a CDS encoding M48 family metallopeptidase, which gives rise to MALTHDLIHFPDISYRAFQHSTDAEALAKLKAVPGLSKLLKELSHNFAERWYRVAELPRCIEVTSSQYPSLWKQYIRMTEALSIFPAPRLFIKTFPAINAFTFGGKEHFIVLYSGLIDLLTEDELLAVIGHELGHIKCQHITYSSIAQLLSTFGTGLITQLFPVPGLNLLLSMGTKAKLYDWYRKAELSCDRAALLATQDEDIVCSMLAKLCGYSKNLKDEINVEAVKDQAMAFENLNESIPDWVFKAMAMFDETHPYPSVRVRELSNWSLSQDYFDIFEGRYPEVGVDELLDN